In Fundulus heteroclitus isolate FHET01 chromosome 8, MU-UCD_Fhet_4.1, whole genome shotgun sequence, a genomic segment contains:
- the LOC118556458 gene encoding LOW QUALITY PROTEIN: tenascin-like (The sequence of the model RefSeq protein was modified relative to this genomic sequence to represent the inferred CDS: deleted 1 base in 1 codon), translated as MGTRSLLGCLLLITLIGTSNAGFVKKILRHRRQTLSPPTEHNVTVPSAGHPVIFSHVYNINVPASSLCSVDLEAPEGTQLHSKDIAAMPPGQHVTEHTLDGENQIVFTHRINIPRQACGCTDDFPGLKDLMSRLEMLEGELSALRDQCSSEQLTGELGTKPYCNGHGKYSPETCACICDPGWRGPNCTEGECPAGCQDHGRCVDGKCECDKGFTGEDCALKTCPMDCGVHGQCVGGDCVCSDGFFGEDCSQSRCLNNCLGRGHCDEGDCVCEEPWTGSDCSELICPNDCYDRGRCVNGTCYCDGGFSGEDCGEQSCPNNCHSNGFCIDGKCSCTAGYSGKDCSQLTCLNDCNGRGTCFNGMCICDSGYQGEDCSQLACPNTCNNRGQCINGRCSCDVGFHGDDCSELSCPNNCLLKGRCVNGQCVCDEGFAGEDCSIRTCPSNCYGRGECIEGRCVCHIGFGGEDCGRLSCPHDCRNQGRCVDGQCVCDEGFSGEDCSQKACPNDCLARGHCLDGKCFCKEGYKGDDCSVLACPENCNNRGRCVNGRCTCESGYEGESCADLSCVNNCQDKGRCVNGQCFCDEGYIGEDCSEVSPPKDLAVGEVSTDTVDLSWNNEMLVTEYLVTYVPTSPGGLLMEFTVPGDKTAATVKELEPGIEYLISVYAVLSNKRSIPVSARVATHLPQPEGLKFKSVRETSIEVVWDQLDISFDSWEIYFRNTKEENGKVVNTLPRSQNEFLQSGLGPGQEYEVSINVLKNNTRGPQTSRTVTTKIDSPRQVEVKDVTDSSALISWNLPVAPVDGVTLIYVPSSDPSDETTEDISPADKQYNMDALRPDTEYTVSIISKRGEATSDPITTTFATALDAPTDAQAVSQTDDSITLEWTNSQADVGSYRVKYSPISGSSHGERVFPRGSGRTTQATITGLKPGTEYGLGVTAVKNERESLPATTNAATDLDPPRDFREVGSTETSLTVSWQKPQAKVSGYRLAYMSSDGRAEEVKIPAPASTYVLSDLTPGMSYAMTLAAERGQRRSRPISLSASTATFTFYLAASDDREQRTPTGSEDNVSSSVILELPESQIFETEPEDEHGKPTVSGIASDGFDPSGKLKTHSASDEVAVRYEDTQRFWDGREVQLSGDSNGARISGLTPSAEYETELFGTKGSQVSSPDEAVAVTAPPDVLALSIKEAPTTPQSAEDEENLERVYSVESDANSDNEAMISGVGPESSGVELLSNLSANATATSVRLMWSAPDEAFDSFSVEIVALSAEAAQPHVTTLPGGFRKAKIEGLLPSTLYEITLQGLMEGKRSFPLRVVTTTAGLEPTLGTLVLSDITWDSFTASWSPSGGDFDSFVIEVTNMEDFAERQNLTLSGDASSLVISGLNPNTNYMVGLYGMHQGSFLEPQYSEATTVIQPVVGKLYVSNLTSESFTIHWNSTERQFDGFVLEIIDSDWLTEQKEYNISNNISSQDVTGLRPSTDYIAYLYGNYKGSRTGAVSIVASTAEEPDLSKLVVSNITSDRFSLSWRTREKEFDKFIVEVRESALPSQAMGRALPGDVRSTVMAGLKANTSYDIKLYASEGGRHNTQPLLAVATTEEVPQLGTIVASSASPHHISLFWNTLSGHFDGFVIQVSDSEQQSDTLEFRLPGEARNITVPNLMDDTGYNVEVYGISHGRRTPSVFVHALTAPLPKVENLTISNVTPYGFRVSWEVRQEPQPLEDLSPSGGSFSHFRIVVTDSGWLLEPQEFTVPGDQSHLDIWGLITGIGYEVKLTGVSESGLLSRPLTTVAVTGTAYSALRGPSFH; from the exons ATGGGCACGCGCAGTCTTCTGGGATGCCTCCTTCTCATTACTTTGATTGGCACGTCAAATGCtgggtttgtaaaaaaaatcctgcgcCACAGAAGACAGACTCTCTCCCCCCCTACAGAACACAATGTCACTGTTCCCAGTGCAGGGCACCCTGTGATTTTCAGCCACGTTTATAACATCAATGTTCCTGCAAGTTCCCTGTGCTCGGTGGACCTGGAGGCACCAGAGGGCACACAGCTCCATTCCAAAGACATAGCGGCCATGCCTCCAGGCCAACATGTCACCGAACATACTCTCGATGGAGAAAACCAGATCGTGTTCACCCATCGTATCAACATACCTCGGCAGGCCTGCGGTTGCACCGATGACTTCCCGGGCCTGAAGGACCTTATGAGCCGGCTGGAGATGCTTGAAGGAGAACTTTCAGCTTTGAGGGATCAATGCAGCAGTGAACAGCTTACAG GTGAGTTAGGAACAAAACCATATTGCAATGGCCATGGAAAATACAGCCCTGAAACCTGTGCCTGCATATGCGATCCTGGCTGGAGGGGACCCAATTGCACTGAGGGCGAGTGTCCCGCAGGCTGCCAGGACCACGGCCGCTGTGTGGACGGAAAATGTGAGTGCGACAAAGGCTTCACTGGAGAAGACTGTGCCCTCAAGACCTGCCCTATGGACTGCGGAGTCCATGGCCAGTGTGTGGGAGGCGACTGTGTCTGTTCGGACGGTTTCTTTGGTGAAGACTGCTCTCAAAGCCGGTGCCTAAACAACTGCCTGGGCCGTGGCCACTGTGATGAAGGAGACTGTGTGTGTGAAGAACCTTGGACTGGCTCTGACTGCTCAGAACTCATCTGTCCCAACGACTGCTACGACCGCGGACGCTGTGTGAATGGTACCTGCTACTGTGACGGAGGCTTTAGCGGGGAGGATTGCGGAGAACAATCTTGCCCCAATAACTGCCACAGCAACGGCTTCTGCATTGATGGCAAATGTAGTTGCACTGCTGGGTACAGTGGCAAAGACTGCTCTCAGCTCACCTGCCTGAACGACTGTAACGGCAGAGGAACGTGCTTCAATGGGATGTGCATCTGCGACTCGGGGTATCAGGGTGAGGACTGCAGCCAGCTCGCTTGTCCGAATACCTGCAACAACAGAGGCCAATGCATCAACGGGAGGTGCTCTTGCGACGTCGGCTTCCACGGAGACGACTGCTCCGAGCTTTCTTGCCCAAACAACTGTCTGCTGAAGGGGCGCTGTGTTAACGGGCAGTGTGTCTGCGACGAAGGCTTCGCTGGTGAAGACTGCAGCATACGCACTTGCCCGTCAAACTGCTATGGCCGTGGAGAGTGCATTGAAGGACGCTGTGTGTGCCACATAGGCTTCGGGGGCGAGGACTGCGGTCGGCTGAGCTGCCCGCACGACTGCAGAAACCAAGGCCGGTGCGTTGACGGGCAGTGTGTTTGTGACGAAGGGTTCAGCGGGGAAGACTGCAGCCAGAAAGCTTGTCCCAATGATTGTCTGGCACGGGGCCACTGTCTCGACGGAAAGTGCTTCTGTAAGGAGGGCTACAAGGGAGACGACTGCTCTGTGCTCGCGTgtccagaaaactgcaacaaCAGGGGCCGCTGCGTCAACGGGAGGTGCACGTGTGAGAGCGGATACGAAGGGGAGAGCTGTGCAGATCTGAGCTGCGTCAACAACTGTCAGGACAAAGGCCGCTGTGTGAATGGTCAGTGTTTCTGTGATGAGGGGTACATTGGAGAGGACTGCTCTGAAG tGTCTCCTCCGAAGGACCTGGCCGTCGGCGAGGTCAGCACAGACACTGTGGACTTGTCCTGGAACAATGAAATGCTGGTCACTGAGTACCTCGTCACGTACGTCCCCACCAGTCCAGGCGGTCTCCTCATGGAGTTCACGGTTCCCGGAGATAAAACCGCTGCCACCGTTAAAGAGCTCGAACCTGGCATTGAGTACCTGATCAGCGTCTACGCTGTGCTGAGCAACAAGAGGAGCATTCCAGTCAGTGCTAGAGTGGCTACAC ATCTCCCACAACCAGAAGGTTTGAAATTCAAATCAGTGAGAGAAACCTCTATAGAGGTCGTGTGGGACCAGCTGGACATTTCCTTTGACAGCTGGGAGATTTATTTCCGCAACACG aaagaagaaaatggaaAGGTTGTTAATACCCTTCCGCGGTCCCAAAACGAGTTTCTTCAGTCGGGGCTTGGACCAGGACAGGAGTATGAGGTCTCTATCAACGTCCTAAAGAACAACACTAGAGGGCCCCAGACATCCAGAACAGTCACCACAA AGATTGACAGCCCCAGGCAGGTGGAGGTGAAAGACGTTACGGACTCCTCGGCTCTGATCAGCTGGAATCTGCCAGTGGCTCCGGTGGACGGGGTCACCCTGATTTACGTGCCCAGCTCCGACCCCTCAGATGAAACCACAGAGGACATTTCCCCAGCAGACAAACAATACAACATGGACGCTCTGAGACCAGACACGGAGTACACTGTGTCCATCATCTCAAAGCGCGGAGAGGCAACCAGTGACCCCATCACCACCACGTTTGCTACAG CACTGGATGCCCCCACAGACGCACAGGCTGTGTCCCAAACCGATGACAGCATCACTCTGGAGTGGACCAACAGTCAAGCTGATGTCGGCAGCTATCGGGTGAAATACAGCCCCATCTCTGGTTCCAGTCACGGCGAGAGAGTCTTCCCGCGAGGCTCTGGACGCACCACGCAGGCTACCATCACTG GGCTGAAGCCGGGGACAGAGTACGGGCTGGGAGTGACAGCCGTGAAGAACGAGAGGGAGAGCCTCCCTGCTACCACAAACGCAGCGACTG ACCTCGACCCCCCGAGAGATTTCAGAGAGGTCGGGTCCACCGAGACGTCTCTCACCGTCAGCTGGCAGAAACCTCAGGCTAAGGTCAGCGGCTACAGACTGGCGTACATGTCCAGCGATGGCCGGGCTGAAGAGGTGAAGATCCCGGCTCCTGCATCCACATACGTCCTGTCCGACCTGACTCCTGGTATGAGCTACGCCATGACTTTGGCCGCGGAGAGGGGGCAGAGAAGGAGCAGACCCATCTCCCTCTCAGCATCTACAG ccactttcactttttatttagcGGCCTCGGACGACCGTGAACAAAGGACTCCAACAGGCTCGGAGGACAATGTCAGTAGCTCTGTAATTTTAGAGCTGCCTGAATCGCAGATTTTTGAGACAGAGCCCGAGGACGAGCATGGAAAGCCGACTGTCTCGGGCATTGCGTCTGATGGATTTGACCCCTCTGGGAAGCTGAAAACTCACAGTGCTTCTGACGAGGTTGCTGTGCGATATGAGGACACTCAGAGATTCTGGGATGGGAGAGAGGTCCAACTCTCAGGAGATTCAAATGGGGCTAGAATCAGTGGCCTGACGCCATCCGCAGAATATGAAACTGAGTTGTTTGGAACAAAGGGTAGCCAGGTATCTTCACCAGATGAAGCTGTTGCAGTAACAG CTCCTCCAGATGTACTTGCACTGAGCATCAAAGAAGCGCCGACAACCCCACAGTCTGCTGAGGACGAGGAGAACCTTGAACGTGTCTACAGTGTTGAGAGTGACGCAAATTCTGACAATGAAGCGATGATCTCTGGGGTCGGGCCTGAAAGCTCAGGCGTGGAGCTTCTAAGCAACCTCTCGGCCAATGCCACTGCCACGAGCGTGCGCCTGATGTGGTCGGCGCCCGATGAAGCGTTCGACAGCTTTTCGGTGGAGATTGTTGCTCTTTCGGCTGAGGCAGCGCAGCCTCACGTAACCACGTTGCCTGGAGGTTTTAGGAAGGCCAAAATAGAGGGTTTGTTGCCCTCTACGCTCTATGAAATAACGCTGCAAGGGCTGATGGAGGGGAAGCGATCGTTTCCTCTCAGAGTTGTGACCACAACAG CGGGGCTGGAGCCAACGCTAGGGACCCTCGTCCTTTCTGACATTACATGGGACAGTTTCACAGCATCCTGGAGCCCCTCAGGGGGGGACTTTGACAGCTTTGTCATTGAGGTAACAAACATGGAGGATTTTGCAGAGAGACAGAACCTCACTCTGTCTGGAGACGCCTCGAGCCTGGTCATCTCTGGACTGAATCCCAATACCAACTACATGGTTGGCTTGTATGGGATGCATCAGGGTTCCTTCCTAGAACCCCAGTACAGTGAAGCCACAACAG TTATTCAGCCAGTGGTTGGCAAACTGTATGTCTCAAACTTAACATCCGAAAGCTTTACGATCCACTGGAACAGCACTGAAAGGCAGTTTGATGGTTTTGTCCTGGAGATAATTGACTCAGACTGGCTCACGGAGCAAAAGGAGTATAACATATCTAATAACATATCGTCCCAGGATGTCACAGGGCTCAGGCCCAGCACTGATTACATAGCCTACCTCTATGGGAACTACAAGGGATCTCGCACAGGAGCTGTCAGTATTGTTGCATCAACAG CTGAGGAGCCCGATTTGTCCAAGCTTGTTGTT TCTAACATTACCTCAGACAGATTCTCTCTGTCATGGCGAACAAGAGAGAAGGAATTTGATAAGTTTATAGTCGAAGTCAGAGAGTCGGCTTTGCCCTCGCAGGCGATGGGGCGCGCTCTACCAGGAGACGTTCGCTCCACGGTAATGGCCGGGCTCAAAGCAAACACGAGCTACGACATAAAGCTTTATGCCAGTGAAGGTGGCAGACACAATACACAGCCTCTCCTGGCTGTAGCTACAACAG AGGAGGTCCCGCAGTTGGGGACGATAGTTGCTTCTTCCGCTAGCCCCCATCACATCAGCTTGTTTTGGAACACATTGTCAGGCCACTTTGACGGCTTCGTTATCCAAGTCAGTGACTCGGAGCAGCAGTCCGATACGCTGGAGTTCAGGCTACCTGGTGAAGCCCGTAACATTACAGTGCCTAACCTGATGGATGATACGGGCTATAACGTTGAAGTGTACGGTATTTCTCATGGACGTCGCACTCCCTCTGTATTCGTCCATGCTCTCACAG